From a region of the Bacteroidota bacterium genome:
- a CDS encoding restriction endonuclease subunit S, with protein MADLTSLHRNKPKRDFSIQACADCINKIALQFPSEFTKGFFTDYFDIAGGTQPPKSTFINEPREGYVKFLQIRDFSSDSTPTYIPISKNNKLCNEDDLLLGRYGASVGKILSGKSGAYNVACAKIIFLEKEKINKDFLFYWLHSSYFQNFLTSISRSAQGGFNKNDLSRIKTHFPSFAVQRKLTSILKSIDTALLNGDKIEFNKKGKNNIEISFIELVEKFLSFINEGEELSSELTHQLTLVKKLRQQLLQDAVQGKLVEQNKKDEPASELLKRIKAEKVKLITEKKLKKEKELPPIKPEEIPFEIPENWIWCRLGEILSFGPSNGYSPKESKKGTGIKCLTLTATTSGVFREQFYKLVDEQIPKDSYLWLETGDILIQRGNSIDYVGIAALYEGIPNSFIYPDLMIKIRLSKMIDTKFIHQVLVSPFNRKYFSNNAFGAQKSMPKINQVVILNTLIPIPPLSEQTRIVQKLDELMQYCNELQESIKQSESQNEKLLQQVLREALRKKPVEA; from the coding sequence ATGGCTGATTTAACTTCATTACATAGAAATAAGCCTAAAAGAGATTTCTCAATTCAAGCTTGCGCTGATTGTATAAATAAGATTGCATTGCAATTCCCCAGTGAATTTACAAAGGGCTTTTTTACTGACTATTTTGATATTGCTGGTGGAACACAACCGCCAAAGTCAACTTTCATTAATGAACCAAGGGAGGGTTATGTAAAATTTCTTCAAATTAGAGATTTCTCTTCTGATTCTACACCTACGTATATACCTATTTCAAAGAATAATAAGTTATGTAACGAGGACGATTTGCTATTGGGCAGATATGGTGCATCAGTTGGGAAAATACTTTCAGGTAAATCTGGAGCATATAATGTTGCCTGTGCTAAAATTATTTTTCTCGAGAAAGAAAAAATAAATAAAGACTTTCTTTTCTACTGGCTTCATTCATCTTATTTCCAAAACTTTTTAACTTCTATTTCTAGAAGTGCTCAAGGCGGGTTTAACAAAAATGATTTGAGTAGAATAAAGACACATTTTCCTTCTTTTGCCGTTCAAAGAAAGTTAACTTCTATACTTAAATCAATTGATACGGCTTTATTAAATGGCGATAAAATTGAGTTCAATAAGAAAGGAAAAAACAATATTGAAATATCTTTTATTGAATTAGTCGAAAAGTTTTTATCTTTTATAAATGAAGGAGAAGAACTCTCTTCCGAACTCACCCACCAACTCACTTTAGTAAAAAAACTTCGTCAGCAATTATTGCAAGATGCCGTACAAGGCAAGTTGGTTGAGCAAAATAAAAAAGATGAACCAGCAAGCGAATTGCTCAAAAGGATAAAAGCCGAAAAAGTAAAACTGATTACTGAAAAGAAACTCAAAAAGGAAAAAGAACTACCACCTATCAAACCCGAAGAAATTCCTTTTGAAATTCCTGAGAATTGGATTTGGTGTAGGTTGGGTGAGATACTTTCTTTTGGACCATCTAATGGATATTCGCCAAAGGAGAGTAAGAAAGGAACTGGAATTAAATGTTTAACGCTTACTGCAACGACTTCAGGAGTTTTCAGAGAGCAGTTTTATAAACTTGTAGATGAGCAAATTCCTAAAGATTCATATTTATGGTTAGAAACAGGGGACATTTTAATTCAGAGAGGTAATTCAATTGACTATGTTGGTATTGCAGCATTGTACGAAGGGATACCCAATAGTTTTATCTATCCGGATTTGATGATAAAGATTCGTCTGTCGAAAATGATTGATACAAAGTTTATTCATCAAGTTTTAGTTTCACCATTTAATAGAAAATATTTTTCCAACAATGCTTTTGGTGCTCAAAAAAGTATGCCTAAAATCAATCAAGTAGTAATCTTAAATACTTTAATTCCTATCCCCCCCCTTTCAGAACAAACTCGCATCGTTCAGAAATTAGATGAATTAATGCAGTACTGTAATGAATTGCAAGAAAGCATCAAACAAAGTGAATCACAAAATGAAAAATTATTGCAACAGGTTTTGAGAGAGGCCTTGAGGAAAAAACCAGTTGAAGCATAA